GGGGCGGCAATAACGACCGCGTTCGTGGGCTCATAGCTGGCAACCAACTCGAAATGCCGTCAACAAGCGGCATCACTGACGCCGAAGTTGTCGCGGCCGTTCGCGCCGGGACGCTTGACGAAGCCGTAGTTGACGATGCGGTTACTCGCCTACTCCGGGTCGTGTTCGAAACGGGCGCCGCGGTTGCCGATGCATCGCCCGTCGATCACGATGCCCAACACCGCGAGGCAGTCGATGCGGCCCGGAAATCGATGGTGCTGCTCAAGAACGAGGGTAACGTGCTTCCCCTTCGTCCAGGACTCCGTGTTGCGATCATTGGCGACTTCGCCAAGAATCCTCGGTATCAGGGCGCCGGGAGCTCGCTGGTAAACGCGTATCAGCTCGATGATGCCCTTTCCGCGCTCGAACAGTCGTCGATTGAGGTTGTCGGCTACGAGCAAGGATTCAAACGGCTTGGCGGCGAAAGCAAACGACTCCGAAAACGGGCACTCGCCCTCGCCGGCAAGGTAGACACGGTTGTGCTGTTTCTTGGCCTCGACGAAGGCTCTGAAGCGGAGGGCATCGACAGAGAATCTCTCCGGATCCACAACAACCAGTTGCAGCTCATGAACGAGTTGCGCGGAGTAGTCAAGAACATTGTTGTGGTGCTCGCTGGAGGCGGGGTGATCGAGCTGCCCTTCGAGGCGAAGGCCGACGCGATCTTGCACAGCTACCTTGGCGGCCAAGGTGGGGGCACAGCGGTCAAAGAACTGCTGCTTGGGGAGGCAAACCCGAGCGGCAAACTCACGGAGACGTATCCGCTGCGCTATACCGATGTCCCTTCGTCCCCGTACTACCCTGGACGAGAAGCGACCTCTGAGCACAGGGAGAGCATCTTCATCGGGTACCGCTACTACGACACCGCCGGCGTTCCCGTTCGTTACCCCTTTGGCTATGGCCTGTCGTACACGACATTCGCCTACAGCGACCTCGAGGTGTCCGAGGGGTCAGTCCTCGCGACAATCACCAACACCGGCTCAGTGGCCGGTGAAGAGATTGTGCAACTGTACATCCGGCCGGTTCATAAGCGGGTGTTCAGAGCTGATCGCGAGCTCAAGGCGTTCGCCAAGGTGGCCCTCAAGCCTGGCGAGTCTGCCAGGGTCGAGCTCCCCTACTCACGGCGTGATCTTGCCTATTACAACGTTGCGAACGGCGACTGGTCTGTCCAGAGCGGGGACTACGAGTTGCAAGTCGCTGCGTCGCTTCTGGATGTTCGGCTCAGCGGCACCGTGTCGATTGTAGGCGACGACACCCCGCACGGCTACGACGAGGGGCAACTCGCCAAATACTACGCAACGGACCTCAGGTCACTCACCGCCGCGGATTTCCATGCGCTCCTCGATTTCACTCCTGAGCCAACCCTCTGGGACCGCAGCAAGCCGCTTGGGCTTGACGACACCATCGCACAGGGCCAGTACAGAGGGCTATTCGGGCGGGCGTTCTATGGAGTGTTGGCGCTCGCGCAAACGGTGCTCAGAGCGTTCAAGAAACCGATGCTTGCAAATAACGTCATGTTTCTCATCGCGATGCCGTTCCGAAAAATTGAACGGTTTACCGGAGGAAAGGTCAGTCAGCGCGGAGTCTCACGCTTATTGAAGTGGGTCAACGGGAGAAGGCGCTAGAGCAGCTTTCGTTCGAGTGCCCAGGCGGTGAGCTCGTGCCTCGACGAAAACTGCAGCTTGCGGAGCACAGCAGACACGTGTGTCTCCACCGTTTTCACCGAGATAAAGAGTTCGGCCGCCGCTTCTTTGTAGCTATAGCCTCGAGCGATCAGACGCATAACTTCTTGTTCACGTGCAGAGAGCCGGTCAAGTTCGTCGTTGGTTTGGGCGGTCTCCCCTGAGACCGCTCCAAACGCGTCAAGCACAAACCCGGCCAGCCGAGGAGAGAACACGGCATCGCCATCG
The sequence above is drawn from the Lysinibacter cavernae genome and encodes:
- a CDS encoding beta-glucosidase family protein; amino-acid sequence: MNLDELIGQMTLEEKASLLSGENFWNTKAIKRLGIPSMMLTDGPHGVRKQGGKADHLGLNKSIPATCFPPAATLANSWDTALLHRVGERLGLEAAGEHVGVLLGPGLNIKRNPLCGRNFEYFSEDPHVTGQLASSMVRGIQSSGIAASPKHYAVNSQEHLRMSINEIVDERALRELYLEGFRQAVVDGEAKVVMTSYNKVNGEFANENTHLMRDILYGEWEYPGMTVTDWGGNNDRVRGLIAGNQLEMPSTSGITDAEVVAAVRAGTLDEAVVDDAVTRLLRVVFETGAAVADASPVDHDAQHREAVDAARKSMVLLKNEGNVLPLRPGLRVAIIGDFAKNPRYQGAGSSLVNAYQLDDALSALEQSSIEVVGYEQGFKRLGGESKRLRKRALALAGKVDTVVLFLGLDEGSEAEGIDRESLRIHNNQLQLMNELRGVVKNIVVVLAGGGVIELPFEAKADAILHSYLGGQGGGTAVKELLLGEANPSGKLTETYPLRYTDVPSSPYYPGREATSEHRESIFIGYRYYDTAGVPVRYPFGYGLSYTTFAYSDLEVSEGSVLATITNTGSVAGEEIVQLYIRPVHKRVFRADRELKAFAKVALKPGESARVELPYSRRDLAYYNVANGDWSVQSGDYELQVAASLLDVRLSGTVSIVGDDTPHGYDEGQLAKYYATDLRSLTAADFHALLDFTPEPTLWDRSKPLGLDDTIAQGQYRGLFGRAFYGVLALAQTVLRAFKKPMLANNVMFLIAMPFRKIERFTGGKVSQRGVSRLLKWVNGRRR